One window from the genome of Fulvivirga lutea encodes:
- a CDS encoding DUF6443 domain-containing protein yields the protein MKSILKIFIIICAPLAVLGQSKNISKVEVPLVPVTDPAVVGTLPSESVSRNIQYTDALGRPIQQLSLGATPAGNDIISSGSINDLGRQEKGYLPYVGNTGDGDYQTNWLTDLNNFYNGQNTIPAENKPFSKVVYEASTRGKVEKAFGVGSYYINNNKYSTTKTGTSGKVEIKKWVINGSELTADTFFDEGELFYQEVITNEGKRVRTYTDLDGKLILKGIYEGEEQRTYQVSECLRDFETGKCLTPPITETITVETWKETRYVYDQYNNLKFILTPLLTNQDAISASDLNTYAFQFKHDTEGRITESKKPGAGWEYIIYDQWGRPVLQQDARLRQDGLWSFVKYDQFDRVVLSGVFNTGLSRSELRTEALAHTVAYEIKSANSIGYSLNRTYPTSISESDLLSITHYDDYNFLLNASWDTDGHIFSFASPSGFNETTTSLTLNDYATGNKVRILDTDTWLNSVSYFNVDGELVQVVAENHLSGVDRISFQYDFKGQLIKSLLNHSSNTDAVSILEEFEYDHSGRLLNTYHTIDNGARTLLANYAYNELGQVIENNLHGLSSNEYLQSIDYSYDIEGRLRTINNAQLSVSPVNNDANDLFGMELVFGDEALNVEGTAIDLNYDGQITAMKWNTDFPDDGKKQQIYGYKYDDENQLTNAYYASGSSYTSEAGLFSVKNVVYDRNGNIESLKRYGKLNGSKELLDDLTLTYSGNKLVKVEDAGSEQGFNNGTTGIDDYGYDNAGNMKYDLNRSITNIQYNILNLPTSITHDNKRIDYIFDATGNKISTKYLNGGDLEKSIDQVGGIQYVDGKIVSIGTDYGTAIKIDDNFYYEYQLSDHLGNNRVSFGMLPETFVYQATMEDAYSSTEVSHFDNIVSTKSFVPDFNRTVPSKDVTNPSNVATLNGGNNAVGPAKVLEVNAGDKISMKVFASYINSTEGNTALISDLAGAVTSSMNMLADAELLGSISSLNSAIPGFSAGVDTHENVPKAYLNYIYLDENFANPQFGYHEVTDKAKNSFMELSIDIESPGKGFIFIYVANESTVPSADVYFDDLTIVHQSVNSAMQITHAADYYPFGMPSNLYKNQVLTDVMYLYQSKKLEEEINLYDFHARLYDPGTGRFLAVDPAGQFASPYNGMGNNPILGIDPDGRVWHIVIGAAVGGTINLLTNLDNIDSFGEGFAAFGVGAAVGGATAACGTCGGAVAIALGGGALIGATNNVIAQTGDGVGLDGVNWGDVGMSAAVGGISGVASYGAGTWASNNLASPLINSWNVQSPVFSAFINGTISGGVGGYAGGFTAGYALTGDLSAANKYGFSGLKTGASLGGGIASASAYYSATKQGISPWTGKAMPTKFQADNTNYLRKFASSKGWERGPNKNVETYGVYGEDGNFSWRIKIKQQGSFRVGLKSGSNVPRASVRLAEGLYFDPFINQTVPASQGNHIPLQQSYPKVQPAPVKINWWWR from the coding sequence ATGAAATCTATATTAAAAATATTTATAATAATTTGTGCTCCCCTGGCAGTTTTGGGGCAATCCAAAAACATCAGCAAGGTGGAGGTACCTCTTGTACCAGTTACTGACCCAGCGGTGGTAGGTACGCTTCCATCAGAAAGTGTTTCAAGAAATATTCAATATACTGACGCACTGGGTAGGCCTATACAACAGTTGTCGTTGGGTGCCACCCCGGCAGGAAATGATATTATAAGTTCTGGCAGTATTAATGACCTTGGCAGACAGGAAAAAGGCTATTTGCCTTATGTTGGTAATACTGGTGATGGAGATTATCAGACTAATTGGCTTACAGACCTAAATAATTTCTACAATGGCCAAAATACAATTCCTGCAGAAAATAAACCTTTTTCAAAAGTTGTTTATGAAGCTTCAACACGGGGTAAAGTCGAAAAGGCATTTGGTGTAGGAAGCTATTACATAAATAACAACAAATATTCTACCACTAAAACAGGTACTAGTGGTAAAGTAGAAATCAAAAAGTGGGTAATTAATGGAAGTGAATTAACCGCAGATACTTTTTTTGACGAAGGTGAATTATTCTACCAGGAGGTGATTACCAATGAAGGCAAGCGAGTGAGAACTTATACTGATTTAGATGGGAAATTAATCTTAAAGGGTATATATGAAGGAGAAGAACAAAGAACTTACCAGGTGAGCGAATGTCTTCGAGACTTCGAAACGGGTAAATGTTTAACTCCACCGATAACTGAGACTATCACTGTAGAAACATGGAAAGAAACACGCTATGTATACGATCAATACAATAACCTTAAATTTATTCTTACCCCCTTGCTCACCAATCAAGATGCTATCAGTGCTTCTGATTTAAATACCTATGCCTTCCAATTTAAACATGATACCGAAGGACGAATTACTGAAAGTAAAAAACCGGGTGCCGGTTGGGAATATATCATCTATGATCAATGGGGAAGGCCTGTGCTTCAACAAGATGCCAGGTTAAGACAAGACGGCTTATGGTCTTTTGTAAAGTATGATCAGTTTGATAGAGTGGTTCTGTCCGGAGTATTTAATACAGGTTTAAGTCGATCAGAATTACGAACAGAAGCTCTCGCTCACACTGTTGCCTATGAAATTAAGTCGGCAAATAGCATTGGCTATAGTCTTAACAGAACATATCCAACCTCAATAAGTGAATCAGATTTACTATCAATCACACACTATGATGATTATAATTTCCTGTTAAATGCAAGTTGGGATACTGATGGTCATATTTTTTCATTTGCAAGTCCATCCGGTTTCAATGAAACAACCACTTCATTAACATTAAATGATTATGCTACCGGTAACAAGGTAAGAATATTAGATACAGATACTTGGTTAAATTCGGTATCCTATTTTAATGTCGATGGCGAGCTAGTGCAGGTGGTAGCAGAGAATCATTTGTCGGGCGTAGATCGCATATCATTTCAATATGATTTTAAGGGACAGTTAATTAAAAGTTTGCTAAACCATTCAAGCAACACAGATGCGGTCTCAATATTAGAGGAGTTTGAGTACGATCATTCAGGAAGGTTATTAAACACATATCATACTATTGATAACGGTGCTAGAACGCTATTGGCAAATTATGCTTATAACGAGCTGGGTCAGGTAATTGAAAACAACTTACATGGCTTATCATCTAATGAATATTTGCAATCTATTGATTATAGCTATGACATAGAGGGGCGATTAAGGACAATTAATAACGCCCAACTTTCGGTGTCTCCGGTAAATAATGATGCAAATGACCTTTTCGGTATGGAGTTAGTTTTTGGGGATGAAGCATTAAATGTAGAAGGTACTGCAATAGATTTAAATTATGATGGCCAAATTACCGCAATGAAGTGGAATACTGATTTCCCAGATGATGGTAAAAAACAGCAAATATATGGATATAAATATGATGATGAGAATCAATTAACAAATGCCTACTATGCGTCAGGCTCCTCATATACAAGTGAGGCAGGTCTATTTAGTGTAAAGAATGTTGTATATGATAGAAATGGGAATATTGAATCTTTAAAGCGCTATGGAAAATTGAACGGTTCAAAAGAATTGTTGGATGATCTAACACTTACCTATAGTGGCAATAAGCTCGTTAAAGTTGAAGATGCGGGCAGTGAACAAGGTTTTAATAATGGCACTACGGGCATTGATGATTATGGATATGATAATGCCGGTAATATGAAATATGATCTTAACCGCTCAATTACCAATATTCAATATAATATTCTGAACCTCCCTACGTCTATTACACATGATAACAAACGTATTGATTATATATTTGATGCGACTGGAAATAAAATCTCTACTAAATACCTTAATGGTGGAGATTTAGAAAAAAGTATCGATCAGGTGGGGGGTATTCAATATGTTGATGGGAAGATTGTATCAATAGGTACCGATTATGGAACAGCCATCAAAATTGATGATAACTTTTATTATGAGTATCAGCTTTCTGATCATTTAGGTAATAACCGTGTTTCATTTGGTATGCTGCCTGAAACCTTTGTATATCAGGCAACCATGGAAGATGCCTATTCAAGCACGGAAGTTTCCCATTTTGATAATATTGTTTCTACTAAGTCATTTGTTCCGGATTTTAACCGCACAGTGCCAAGTAAAGATGTGACAAATCCTAGTAACGTTGCCACACTTAACGGAGGTAACAATGCAGTTGGGCCGGCAAAGGTACTTGAAGTTAATGCAGGCGATAAAATTTCCATGAAAGTATTTGCTAGCTATATTAACTCTACTGAAGGTAATACTGCGTTAATTAGTGATTTGGCCGGAGCAGTAACTTCTTCCATGAACATGCTAGCAGATGCAGAGTTACTAGGCTCCATATCGTCATTAAATTCTGCTATTCCGGGTTTCTCTGCAGGTGTTGATACACACGAAAATGTACCGAAAGCTTATTTGAATTACATTTATTTGGATGAAAATTTTGCTAACCCTCAATTTGGCTATCATGAGGTAACTGACAAAGCGAAGAATAGCTTTATGGAGCTATCTATTGATATTGAGAGTCCTGGTAAAGGCTTTATATTTATTTATGTGGCTAATGAAAGTACAGTTCCTTCGGCTGATGTTTATTTTGATGACTTAACGATTGTTCATCAATCTGTGAACAGTGCTATGCAGATAACGCACGCTGCAGATTATTATCCGTTTGGTATGCCGAGTAATTTGTATAAAAATCAAGTACTTACGGATGTAATGTACCTCTACCAAAGCAAAAAGCTGGAAGAAGAAATAAATTTGTATGATTTTCATGCTCGATTATATGACCCGGGAACCGGAAGGTTTCTGGCGGTAGACCCAGCTGGGCAGTTTGCCAGCCCATACAATGGTATGGGTAATAATCCGATTTTAGGTATTGATCCTGATGGAAGGGTTTGGCATATTGTAATTGGTGCTGCTGTTGGTGGCACAATCAACTTACTGACTAACTTAGATAATATTGATAGCTTTGGAGAGGGGTTCGCTGCTTTTGGTGTTGGAGCAGCTGTAGGCGGTGCAACTGCTGCCTGTGGGACATGTGGAGGTGCAGTAGCTATTGCTTTAGGTGGCGGAGCACTAATTGGGGCCACAAATAATGTCATTGCTCAGACGGGTGACGGTGTTGGGTTAGATGGAGTTAATTGGGGGGATGTTGGTATGAGTGCTGCTGTTGGCGGTATTTCTGGTGTGGCGAGTTATGGTGCAGGAACTTGGGCTTCTAACAATTTAGCCTCGCCATTGATTAATAGTTGGAATGTACAAAGTCCAGTATTTTCGGCATTCATTAACGGTACAATAAGTGGAGGAGTGGGTGGCTATGCAGGCGGTTTTACCGCGGGTTACGCATTAACTGGAGATCTAAGTGCAGCAAACAAATATGGATTTAGTGGTTTAAAGACTGGTGCAAGTTTAGGAGGTGGCATCGCAAGTGCAAGTGCCTATTATTCGGCTACGAAACAAGGCATAAGTCCATGGACAGGAAAAGCTATGCCAACCAAATTTCAAGCTGATAATACTAATTATTTAAGAAAATTTGCTAGCTCTAAAGGTTGGGAAAGAGGACCGAATAAAAACGTAGAAACTTACGGGGTATATGGTGAAGATGGAAATTTCTCTTGGAGGATTAAGATAAAGCAACAAGGTAGTTTTAGAGTTGGTTTGAAATCTGGAAGTAATGTCCCAAGAGCTTCTGTAAGATTGGCGGAAGGTCTGTATTTTGATCCATTTATTAATCAGACAGTCCCTGCATCCCAAGGTAATCATATACCGTTACAACAGAGTTACCCAAAAGTACAGCCTGCTCCTGTAAAGATAAATTGGTGGTGGAGATGA
- a CDS encoding site-2 protease family protein: MDDKLKKYLIHSGLFIITFFTATVAGTWWINGKILFFTDYNWKDFELGMAYSIPFLLILTVHEFGHYFTAKYHKVKTTLPFYIPIPPFPMSIGTMGAIIRIKEHIKSTKVHFDIGISGPIAGFVIAVGALIYGYSTLPELDYLFEIHPEYEQFGENYEDHVYTWEFQEKMMYQAYLDTRTQDSLNAVNDGKIDGWSFPEFQKQSEIPNISVSKPLLMLFMESFVSDQKLVPNSREMMHYPILMAGFLALLVTALNLLPIGQLDGGHVLYGMVGFHWHKRIATWFFLGFLLYAGMGYLTPYDGIDNLMWNVPIYIGFLYITLRGLKKTQQETLMYALILFSIQFVVPMFIPIKGYSGWLFFGLILGRFIGIYHPPSVDERALSPERKLLGWLALIIFIISVSPAPIIFE; this comes from the coding sequence ATGGACGATAAGCTAAAAAAGTACTTAATACATAGCGGACTATTTATAATCACCTTTTTCACTGCTACGGTAGCAGGTACATGGTGGATCAACGGTAAAATCTTATTCTTCACGGATTATAACTGGAAAGACTTTGAGCTAGGCATGGCTTACTCTATACCTTTCTTGTTGATTTTAACTGTGCATGAATTTGGCCATTATTTCACTGCTAAATACCATAAAGTAAAAACCACCCTACCTTTTTATATTCCCATTCCACCATTTCCAATGTCAATCGGCACAATGGGCGCTATCATCAGAATTAAGGAGCACATTAAATCAACCAAAGTTCATTTTGATATTGGTATCTCAGGCCCGATTGCGGGTTTTGTGATAGCTGTAGGTGCCCTTATTTACGGCTATAGCACCTTGCCCGAGCTAGATTACCTGTTCGAAATTCACCCAGAATACGAACAGTTTGGAGAGAACTACGAAGATCATGTATATACATGGGAGTTTCAGGAAAAAATGATGTATCAGGCCTATTTGGATACCCGAACTCAAGATTCCCTAAATGCTGTAAATGATGGGAAAATTGATGGCTGGTCATTCCCTGAATTTCAGAAGCAATCGGAAATACCAAATATTTCTGTTAGCAAGCCATTGCTAATGCTGTTTATGGAGTCTTTCGTAAGCGACCAAAAGCTGGTTCCAAATTCACGTGAAATGATGCATTACCCAATTCTGATGGCAGGTTTTCTGGCCTTGCTCGTGACAGCTTTAAACTTGCTACCTATAGGTCAGCTTGATGGTGGACATGTGCTTTATGGCATGGTGGGGTTTCATTGGCATAAACGAATTGCTACATGGTTCTTTCTAGGGTTTTTGCTCTATGCTGGGATGGGTTATCTCACACCGTATGATGGTATTGATAATCTCATGTGGAATGTACCAATCTACATCGGGTTTCTATATATAACACTGCGAGGATTAAAGAAAACGCAGCAAGAAACATTGATGTATGCGCTAATCCTCTTTTCGATTCAGTTTGTTGTGCCCATGTTTATTCCTATAAAAGGATATTCGGGCTGGCTGTTTTTCGGACTGATTCTAGGACGCTTTATTGGTATTTATCACCCGCCTTCGGTAGACGAACGTGCTCTTAGCCCTGAAAGAAAACTTTTAGGCTGGTTGGCACTAATCATTTTCATTATTTCGGTGAGTCCGGCACCTATTATTTTTGAGTAA
- a CDS encoding Imm63 family immunity protein: MALIINAPSDYLPTYNTPKGDGHPCVKIEGSKFYLVYEESGIEHERKLAKDLNELMYYVFDDITYLMASDYELKNRESGEDPRKKLLEKQLELMNKISIPFAERLRTRISNILRVSPYRKPPKFLI; encoded by the coding sequence TTGGCTCTAATAATCAATGCGCCTAGTGATTATTTACCAACATATAATACTCCTAAAGGAGATGGTCATCCATGTGTTAAAATTGAAGGTTCAAAATTTTATTTGGTTTATGAAGAGAGTGGCATTGAACACGAACGTAAATTGGCTAAGGACTTAAACGAACTAATGTATTACGTGTTTGATGATATCACTTATTTAATGGCTAGTGATTATGAATTGAAAAATAGAGAATCAGGTGAAGATCCAAGGAAAAAGCTACTTGAGAAACAATTGGAATTAATGAATAAAATCTCCATCCCGTTTGCTGAAAGACTTAGAACCAGAATTTCAAATATATTACGAGTTTCTCCTTACAGAAAACCGCCTAAATTCTTAATATAA
- a CDS encoding HAD family hydrolase, translating to MSSQSIKHLIFDLGGVIINLDTALTIKAFAELTNKSIDRVIEFSTSHSGFHAYEKGEISNSEFRDVIREMAEREITNEQIDLAWNAMILDLPLERIQLLQQLKKDYSIYLLSNTNFIHMDRVNEVRSEAGHPEFNTLFHQDYYSHIMGKRKPDAAIFEQVIQEQNLNPEHTLFLDDNLANIEGASRLGLQTLHVTSPLVMMEYFNNGR from the coding sequence TTGAGTAGCCAATCTATTAAGCATTTAATCTTCGATTTGGGCGGTGTAATCATTAATCTGGATACCGCATTAACCATCAAAGCATTTGCGGAACTCACCAATAAATCAATAGATCGGGTGATAGAATTTTCTACTTCACATAGTGGTTTTCACGCGTATGAGAAGGGAGAAATTTCCAATAGTGAATTTAGAGACGTGATTCGGGAAATGGCCGAAAGGGAAATTACCAATGAGCAAATAGACTTAGCATGGAATGCAATGATTCTGGATTTGCCATTGGAGCGAATACAACTACTTCAGCAGCTCAAAAAAGACTATTCAATTTATTTGTTAAGCAACACAAATTTCATTCACATGGATCGTGTCAATGAAGTGAGGAGTGAGGCAGGGCATCCGGAGTTTAATACACTCTTTCATCAAGATTACTATTCCCATATCATGGGTAAACGTAAGCCTGATGCTGCTATTTTTGAGCAGGTAATTCAAGAGCAAAACCTCAATCCTGAGCATACTCTTTTTCTGGATGATAATTTAGCCAACATTGAAGGCGCAAGCCGGCTTGGTTTACAAACGCTTCATGTAACTTCGCCATTGGTGATGATGGAATACTTTAACAATGGACGATAA